Part of the Euzebyales bacterium genome, GGCTGTGGCCGGGCGAGGTCGTGGGCCTGGTCGGTGAGAACGGGTCGGGCAAATCGACGTTGATGAAGATCCTGGTCGGCGCACTGGACCGTGACGCCGGCACCGTGGCGTTGGCCGCCCGATTGGGGTACTGCCCGCAGGAGCCGGTGCTGTACGAGCGGTTGACGTGTGATGAGCACTTTGAGCTGTTCGGGTGCGCCTATGGCATGCCGGACGTCGACATCGACCGTTCTCGTGACGAGGTGTACGAGACGTTGGGGTTCGCCGGCTGGCGCGACGCGCGGGTGGAGGAGCTGTCGGGCGGGACCCGCGCCAAGCTGAACCTGGGCCTGGCCTTGCTGCCCGACCCGGAGCTGTTGCTGCTCGACGAGCCCTACGCGGGGTTCGACTGGGACACCTACCAGCGGTTCTGGGAGCTGACCCGGACGCGCCGTGACGCCGGTCGTGGGCTGTTGATCATCAGTCACTTCATCACCGACGCCGAACGCTTCGACCGCGTCTATGACCTGGTCGACGGAAGGACGGTGCCGCGATGACCGGCCTGCTGACCTGGCGGTACCTGACCGAGTACGCCCGCCGGCCGTTGAACCTGGTGCTGTTGGCGGTCGTGCCGGTGGTCTTCGTGGCCCTGTCGGCCGGCGCGCTGGCGGACTTCGCGCGCATCCTCGG contains:
- a CDS encoding ABC transporter ATP-binding protein; the encoded protein is MTSVAHEASASTSRGGEGTPLLAAAGVAKTYRTGWWPRRRAKAVLRGADLRLWPGEVVGLVGENGSGKSTLMKILVGALDRDAGTVALAARLGYCPQEPVLYERLTCDEHFELFGCAYGMPDVDIDRSRDEVYETLGFAGWRDARVEELSGGTRAKLNLGLALLPDPELLLLDEPYAGFDWDTYQRFWELTRTRRDAGRGLLIISHFITDAERFDRVYDLVDGRTVPR